A stretch of the Coprobacillus cateniformis genome encodes the following:
- a CDS encoding PolC-type DNA polymerase III, whose product MNKMLILLEQLHLENDVRQLKNANIDRVVVNADNSYVFYVSASHIVPLEEIRKLFSAKNEFPYPSDFVFDWMSSYTAEDVQDYAMFILNGLKGRFPQIDFINEGSLSFEENTLKIEVLNDIQLNQMQQLYKIFDKYFNKFGIQIGFDAYIDQNNETYQSIQEEMNALNEVKVDQKTFDQVDEVVIDRKPKFQSYKKEYFSLTIDEIDENVKEVQIQGYVFNEDSKKVKTGKTIQSLYVTDYTNSIVVKRFENKGGNSLEEMNKVKKGGVWVRIKGNVEYDTYAKDTVIIAREVEVIPSPKVRQDDATKKRVELHTHSKMSAMDGIGSITDYINRAAYWGHQAIAITDHGNVQSFPEAQMASIKNKIKMIYGVEMYMIDPEFTVVFNEKDISLKDLTFISFDLETTGLSVMDDDITEFGAVKIKNGQEIGRLQSLIKPNKRISQKITNLTHITNEDVKDAPTIQEYIPKILEFFGDDVIVAHNATFDVGFLNEILQRHGYEKLKNPAIDSLALAWKLLPQLKGFRLGNVARYYRIAYDGDDAHRADYDAEVLAGVFNMMLHDMMQNQQYSLLDMNAMPCESAYKIVRPKHMCVLAKDKTGLKNMFKLVSEANTTYYQKTSRIPRERLEFYREGLLFGSGCYNSEIFDLAMTRSIEELKKAMAFYDYIEILPLDICDYFVERGRVDTKEDLQRILRRIVDTAKEMGKMIVATGDVHYLDQKDKIFRDVFTCNPKIGLGGTLHPLTDRNNPSAWTPDEYLRTTQEMMDSLPYLTDDEKYEYVVENTNKIADMIDGSFHVVHDKLFTPHIDNADENLRKLCFDNAHKQYGEVLPDIVEKRLTKELDNIIKHGFGVIYYIAHKLVKKSNEAGYLVGSRGSVGSSFVATMAEISEVNPLPPHYYCPNCQYNEFLPDGFIANGFDLPNKVCPKCGKPLKGDGHNIPFETFLGFNADKVPDIDLNFSGDYQPTAHAYTKEIFGESHVYRAGTISTVAEKTAYGYARGYAELMGRENSIRTAELERIAKGCTGVKRTTGQHPGGIIVIPENMDVYDFTPYQYPADDLSAEWKTTHFDFHAIHDNVLKFDILGHVDPTVIRMLQDLTGIDPKDIPTNDPEVMSLFNSTEALKIDLGYLNCKTGALGLPEFGTKFVRGMLEQTHPTSFSDLVILSGLSHGTDVYLGNAETLISSGTCTLKEVIGCRDDIMVYLIEKGLPNKDAFDIMECVRKGKSPVVFPEKKYEELMRENDVPTWYIESCKKIKYMFPKAHAAAYVLSAVRVAWWKLYYPREYYAVYFTTRCDAYDIETLLQGKDVIYAKYQQILNDKQNGVKISNKEEALISVFEIALEMYERDIHFNNISLEKSDSRNFILDPDDEHGLLPPFTSIDGLGAAVGDSVVEARKVNSFLSKEDVTKRTKLTNTQIDFLTKIGVFEDMSDENQLSLFDL is encoded by the coding sequence ATGAATAAAATGTTAATTTTGTTGGAGCAACTTCATCTGGAAAATGATGTTCGACAGTTAAAGAATGCTAATATAGATAGAGTTGTTGTTAATGCTGATAATTCATATGTTTTTTATGTATCTGCTTCACATATTGTTCCATTAGAGGAAATAAGAAAATTATTTTCTGCTAAGAATGAATTTCCTTATCCAAGTGATTTTGTTTTTGATTGGATGTCATCATATACTGCAGAAGATGTTCAGGATTATGCGATGTTTATTTTGAATGGTTTAAAAGGACGTTTTCCTCAAATAGATTTTATTAATGAAGGTTCGTTATCTTTTGAAGAAAATACATTAAAAATAGAAGTTTTAAATGACATTCAATTGAATCAAATGCAACAGCTTTATAAGATATTTGATAAGTATTTTAATAAATTTGGAATTCAAATTGGATTTGATGCTTATATTGATCAAAACAATGAAACATATCAATCAATTCAAGAAGAAATGAATGCATTAAATGAAGTGAAAGTTGATCAAAAAACCTTTGATCAAGTTGATGAGGTAGTTATAGATAGAAAACCAAAGTTCCAAAGTTATAAAAAAGAATATTTTTCATTAACAATCGATGAGATAGATGAAAATGTAAAAGAAGTACAAATTCAGGGTTATGTATTTAATGAAGATTCTAAAAAGGTTAAAACTGGTAAAACAATTCAATCCTTATATGTGACAGATTATACAAACAGTATAGTCGTTAAACGTTTTGAAAATAAAGGTGGCAATAGCCTTGAAGAAATGAACAAAGTGAAAAAGGGTGGTGTTTGGGTTCGGATTAAAGGGAATGTTGAGTATGATACATATGCTAAAGATACTGTCATTATTGCTAGAGAAGTAGAAGTGATTCCATCACCTAAAGTTCGTCAAGATGATGCAACAAAAAAGCGCGTTGAATTGCATACACACTCTAAAATGTCAGCAATGGATGGTATTGGGAGTATTACTGACTATATCAATCGAGCAGCATATTGGGGTCATCAAGCTATTGCAATTACTGATCATGGAAATGTACAGTCTTTTCCAGAAGCGCAAATGGCAAGTATAAAAAATAAAATAAAAATGATTTATGGTGTCGAGATGTATATGATAGACCCAGAATTTACTGTTGTTTTCAATGAAAAAGATATTTCACTCAAAGATTTGACTTTCATATCATTTGACCTTGAAACAACTGGGTTATCTGTTATGGATGACGATATTACAGAATTTGGAGCTGTCAAGATTAAAAATGGTCAGGAAATTGGTCGTTTGCAAAGTTTAATTAAACCAAATAAACGTATATCACAAAAGATTACTAATTTAACTCATATTACGAATGAAGATGTCAAGGATGCACCAACTATTCAGGAGTATATTCCAAAAATTTTAGAGTTTTTTGGAGATGATGTTATTGTTGCGCATAATGCGACATTTGATGTTGGCTTTTTAAATGAAATCCTTCAAAGACATGGTTATGAGAAATTAAAAAATCCTGCAATTGACTCATTAGCTTTAGCATGGAAATTATTGCCTCAACTCAAGGGATTCCGTTTAGGAAATGTTGCGAGATATTATCGTATTGCTTATGATGGCGATGATGCTCATAGAGCTGATTATGATGCTGAAGTCTTGGCAGGTGTGTTTAATATGATGCTTCATGATATGATGCAAAATCAGCAGTATTCACTTTTAGATATGAATGCAATGCCATGTGAAAGTGCATATAAAATTGTCCGTCCTAAACATATGTGTGTTCTTGCAAAAGATAAAACAGGTTTAAAAAACATGTTTAAATTGGTTTCAGAAGCCAATACAACATATTATCAAAAAACTTCACGTATTCCACGTGAACGACTTGAATTTTATCGTGAAGGCTTATTGTTTGGAAGTGGTTGTTATAACTCTGAAATCTTTGATTTAGCAATGACACGAAGTATTGAAGAACTCAAAAAAGCTATGGCTTTTTATGATTATATAGAGATTCTTCCTTTGGATATCTGTGATTATTTTGTGGAACGTGGAAGAGTTGATACAAAAGAGGATTTACAACGTATTTTGCGACGTATTGTTGATACTGCAAAAGAGATGGGAAAAATGATTGTTGCGACAGGTGATGTCCATTATCTTGATCAAAAAGATAAAATTTTTAGAGATGTTTTTACATGTAATCCTAAAATTGGATTAGGTGGTACACTTCACCCTTTAACTGATCGTAATAATCCTAGTGCCTGGACACCAGATGAGTATTTAAGAACAACTCAGGAAATGATGGATAGTTTGCCATATCTTACTGATGATGAAAAATATGAATATGTTGTCGAAAATACAAATAAAATTGCTGATATGATTGACGGAAGTTTTCATGTTGTACATGATAAACTTTTTACCCCACATATTGATAATGCTGATGAGAACTTAAGAAAATTATGTTTTGATAATGCTCATAAACAATATGGAGAAGTTTTGCCAGATATTGTTGAAAAGCGTTTAACAAAAGAGTTGGACAACATTATTAAACATGGTTTTGGAGTTATTTATTATATCGCTCATAAGTTAGTTAAAAAGTCAAATGAAGCAGGGTACCTGGTAGGAAGTCGAGGTTCTGTAGGTTCTTCGTTTGTTGCTACGATGGCTGAAATTTCAGAAGTTAATCCTTTGCCTCCGCATTACTATTGTCCAAATTGCCAATATAATGAGTTTTTGCCAGATGGCTTTATAGCTAATGGATTTGATCTTCCTAATAAAGTCTGTCCAAAATGTGGCAAACCACTCAAAGGTGATGGCCATAATATCCCATTTGAAACTTTCTTGGGGTTTAATGCTGATAAGGTACCTGATATTGACTTAAACTTTTCAGGTGATTATCAGCCAACTGCTCATGCCTATACAAAAGAAATTTTTGGAGAAAGCCATGTTTATCGTGCTGGAACAATTTCAACAGTAGCTGAAAAAACTGCTTATGGATATGCTAGAGGTTATGCAGAATTGATGGGGAGAGAGAATTCAATTCGTACAGCTGAATTAGAAAGAATTGCAAAAGGATGTACTGGTGTTAAGCGTACAACTGGACAGCACCCAGGGGGGATTATTGTTATTCCTGAAAATATGGATGTCTATGATTTTACTCCATATCAATATCCAGCTGATGATTTAAGTGCTGAATGGAAGACAACTCACTTTGATTTCCATGCCATTCATGACAATGTTTTGAAATTTGATATTTTGGGTCACGTTGATCCAACAGTTATTAGAATGCTACAAGATTTAACTGGCATTGATCCAAAGGATATTCCAACAAATGATCCAGAAGTTATGAGTTTGTTCAACTCAACAGAAGCGTTAAAGATTGATTTAGGATATTTGAATTGTAAAACAGGTGCTTTAGGTTTGCCAGAGTTTGGTACAAAGTTTGTTCGAGGCATGCTTGAACAGACACATCCAACATCATTCAGTGATCTTGTTATTCTTTCTGGTTTGTCTCATGGAACAGATGTTTATCTGGGAAATGCAGAAACATTGATTTCATCTGGAACATGCACCCTTAAAGAGGTCATTGGATGTCGTGATGATATTATGGTTTATTTGATTGAAAAAGGCTTGCCAAATAAAGATGCATTTGACATTATGGAATGCGTACGTAAAGGAAAATCGCCTGTTGTTTTCCCAGAAAAGAAATATGAAGAATTAATGCGTGAAAATGATGTACCAACTTGGTATATTGAATCATGTAAGAAAATCAAGTACATGTTCCCAAAAGCCCATGCAGCTGCTTATGTTTTAAGTGCGGTTCGCGTGGCGTGGTGGAAACTTTATTACCCACGTGAGTACTATGCTGTTTACTTTACGACACGTTGTGATGCTTATGATATTGAAACGCTATTACAGGGGAAAGATGTTATTTATGCAAAATATCAACAAATTTTAAATGATAAACAAAATGGAGTGAAAATTTCTAACAAAGAAGAAGCTTTGATTTCTGTGTTTGAAATCGCATTAGAAATGTATGAACGAGATATTCACTTTAATAATATATCTTTAGAAAAATCAGATTCTCGTAATTTTATTCTTGATCCTGATGATGAACATGGTTTGCTTCCGCCATTTACATCAATTGATGGTTTGGGGGCAGCCGTAGGCGATAGTGTAGTTGAAGCACGTAAAGTGAATTCATTTTTATCAAAAGAAGATGTTACAAAGCGTACGAAACTGACGAATACACAAATCGATTTCTTGACGAAAATTGGCGTATTTGAAGATATGTCAGATGAGAATCAGCTATCATTGTTTGATTTATAG
- the infB gene encoding translation initiation factor IF-2 produces the protein MAKKNTSTKKRGNQHKKKLISNIPNKAKEEKKIIGDGIVEYEEGITVGELAEKIGQTPANVIKVLFVLGTMVTINSSLDDEQVELICLEYGYETKKKVVVSEINFEEIEIVDDEADLTSRPPVVTIMGHVDHGKTTLLDSIRKSKVVDGEFGGITQHIGAYQVDVNGKKVTFLDTPGHEAFTAMRARGAQVTDIVIIVVAADDGVMPQTKEAVDHALAARVPIVVAVNKIDKEGADPERIKGEMSEIGLMPEEWGGETIYCNISAKQGTGIDELLETLTVVAELADLKANPKRYAYGTVVEGRLDKGRGPVATLLVENGTLRSGDPIVVGTAFGRVRQMLSDNGREIKHAGPSTPVEITGLNEVPVAGDKFMAFETEKMARHVGEERQKVKQVKDRGMNSAMSLDDLFNQIKEGQVADLNIIVKADVNGTAEAVKGSLEKIDIDGARVNVIRSTVGAISESDVLLASASKAIIYGFNVRPDANVRRKADEEGVQIRLHNIIYKMVEEIEAAMKGMLAPEFEEVVTGQAEIRQVIKVSKVGNIAGCYVTDGYIRKDCGIRLIRDGVVIYEGKLASLKRFKDDAKEVATGYECGMTIENYNDIKEGDIIEGYIMEEVERK, from the coding sequence ATGGCAAAAAAGAATACTTCAACAAAAAAGAGAGGTAATCAGCATAAAAAGAAATTGATTTCTAATATTCCAAATAAAGCCAAAGAAGAAAAGAAAATTATTGGTGATGGAATTGTGGAATATGAGGAAGGGATTACTGTTGGAGAGTTAGCAGAAAAGATTGGACAAACACCTGCTAATGTTATTAAAGTTTTATTTGTGTTAGGAACAATGGTGACTATTAATTCATCTTTAGATGATGAACAAGTAGAATTGATTTGTCTTGAATATGGTTATGAAACAAAAAAGAAAGTTGTTGTCAGTGAAATTAACTTCGAAGAGATTGAGATTGTTGATGATGAAGCTGATTTAACAAGTCGTCCGCCAGTTGTGACAATTATGGGACATGTTGACCATGGAAAAACAACATTATTAGATTCAATTAGAAAATCTAAAGTTGTTGATGGTGAATTTGGTGGAATCACGCAGCATATTGGTGCATATCAAGTAGATGTGAATGGGAAAAAAGTAACTTTCTTGGATACACCAGGGCATGAGGCATTTACAGCTATGCGTGCACGTGGGGCACAGGTTACTGATATTGTTATCATTGTTGTAGCAGCTGATGATGGTGTTATGCCACAAACAAAGGAAGCTGTTGATCATGCTTTGGCCGCAAGAGTACCAATCGTTGTCGCTGTCAATAAAATTGATAAAGAAGGTGCTGATCCTGAACGTATCAAGGGTGAAATGAGTGAAATTGGATTAATGCCAGAAGAGTGGGGTGGAGAGACAATTTATTGTAATATCTCTGCTAAGCAAGGAACTGGTATTGATGAATTATTAGAAACATTAACTGTTGTTGCAGAATTGGCAGATTTGAAAGCAAATCCAAAACGTTATGCATATGGGACAGTTGTTGAGGGTAGACTTGATAAGGGACGTGGACCAGTTGCAACTTTATTAGTTGAAAATGGGACATTAAGATCAGGTGATCCTATTGTTGTAGGAACAGCATTTGGGCGTGTTCGTCAAATGTTAAGTGACAATGGAAGAGAGATCAAACATGCTGGTCCATCTACACCTGTTGAAATTACTGGGTTAAATGAAGTTCCTGTTGCAGGTGATAAGTTTATGGCTTTTGAAACTGAAAAAATGGCACGCCATGTTGGGGAAGAAAGACAAAAAGTAAAACAGGTTAAAGATCGTGGTATGAATTCAGCGATGAGTTTAGATGATTTATTTAATCAAATTAAAGAAGGACAAGTTGCTGATTTGAATATTATTGTTAAAGCTGATGTGAATGGAACTGCTGAAGCAGTCAAAGGATCATTGGAGAAGATTGATATTGATGGAGCAAGAGTCAATGTTATTCGATCTACAGTTGGTGCTATCAGTGAATCTGATGTTTTATTAGCAAGTGCTTCAAAAGCTATTATTTATGGTTTCAATGTCCGTCCAGATGCAAATGTAAGACGTAAGGCTGATGAAGAGGGCGTTCAAATTAGGTTGCATAACATTATTTATAAAATGGTTGAAGAAATTGAAGCAGCTATGAAAGGAATGTTAGCTCCTGAGTTTGAAGAAGTTGTAACTGGACAAGCAGAAATCAGACAAGTTATCAAGGTATCAAAAGTTGGGAATATTGCTGGATGTTATGTAACTGATGGTTATATTCGTAAAGACTGCGGTATTCGTTTAATTCGTGATGGTGTGGTTATTTATGAAGGTAAATTAGCTTCTCTTAAACGTTTTAAAGATGATGCAAAAGAAGTTGCAACTGGATATGAATGTGGTATGACAATTGAAAATTACAATGATATTAAAGAAGGCGATATTATTGAAGGTTATATCATGGAAGAAGTTGAAAGAAAATAG
- a CDS encoding SDR family NAD(P)-dependent oxidoreductase: protein MLLEGKIAVVTGGTRGIGYATVKAFLEQGAKVALFGSREETVKIALEKLNEENADYPVIGLHPNLMDPQEVKSAFQTVVDEFGRIDILVNNAGISQRDKIFDYNIEDFEMIMNLNVNAVFICSKEAASLMKNQGGGVILNTSSMVSLYGQPAGAGYPTSKFAVNGMTKSLARELGKDHIRVNAVAPGVIKTDMVAALPDEVIQPIINTIPLRRVGEPEDVANAFVFLASDMASYITGVILSVDGATMS from the coding sequence ATGTTATTAGAAGGAAAAATTGCAGTTGTCACTGGAGGAACAAGAGGAATTGGCTATGCAACAGTAAAAGCTTTTTTAGAGCAAGGAGCAAAGGTAGCGCTTTTTGGGTCAAGAGAAGAAACTGTCAAAATAGCTTTAGAAAAATTGAATGAAGAGAATGCTGATTATCCTGTCATAGGGCTGCACCCTAATTTGATGGATCCCCAAGAAGTGAAATCAGCGTTTCAAACAGTTGTTGATGAATTTGGGCGTATTGATATTCTTGTCAATAATGCTGGTATTTCACAAAGAGATAAAATATTTGATTATAATATTGAAGATTTTGAGATGATTATGAATTTGAATGTTAATGCTGTTTTTATATGTTCAAAAGAAGCAGCTTCTTTGATGAAGAATCAAGGTGGCGGAGTTATCTTGAATACAAGTTCTATGGTCTCTTTATATGGACAACCAGCTGGCGCAGGTTACCCAACATCAAAATTCGCAGTTAATGGGATGACAAAATCATTAGCACGAGAATTGGGAAAAGATCATATTCGAGTGAATGCTGTGGCTCCTGGTGTTATCAAAACAGATATGGTTGCTGCTTTACCAGATGAGGTTATCCAACCAATTATTAATACAATTCCACTAAGAAGAGTTGGAGAACCAGAAGATGTTGCGAATGCTTTTGTGTTTTTAGCGAGTGATATGGCTAGTTATATTACAGGTGTTATTTTGTCAGTTGATGGTGCAACAATGTCGTAA
- the rnpM gene encoding RNase P modulator RnpM — translation MKKVPLRKCVATGEQLPKKELIRVVKNKEGQVFVDPTGKMNGRGAYLKKSLEAIEIAQKKAILKRSLEIDIPNEIYEELKSYVK, via the coding sequence ATGAAAAAAGTACCTTTAAGAAAATGTGTGGCAACTGGTGAACAATTGCCAAAAAAAGAATTAATTCGCGTTGTTAAAAATAAAGAGGGTCAAGTTTTTGTTGATCCTACTGGAAAAATGAATGGTAGAGGAGCTTATCTGAAAAAAAGTCTTGAAGCTATTGAAATAGCACAAAAGAAAGCTATTTTGAAGCGTTCATTAGAAATTGATATTCCTAATGAGATATATGAGGAATTAAAGTCTTATGTTAAATAG
- the rimP gene encoding ribosome maturation factor RimP: MLEKITSLIQPILDNHDVYLDDIEYVSEKNEWYLRIFIEKNDGHLDMDTCVAVSEDISLKLDEEDIITNEYYLEVSSPGAEKPLKTLEKVQQSIGEYVYIQFKKPTLGMDEVYGTLFNVDGEMIELQYMVKNIKKKCDIKYDDIAFIRLAVKF, encoded by the coding sequence ATGTTAGAGAAAATCACAAGTTTAATTCAACCGATTTTAGATAATCATGATGTTTATCTTGATGATATTGAATATGTCAGCGAAAAAAACGAGTGGTATTTGAGGATCTTTATTGAAAAAAATGATGGACACTTAGATATGGATACTTGTGTTGCTGTTAGTGAAGATATTAGTTTGAAGTTGGATGAAGAAGATATCATTACAAATGAATACTATTTAGAGGTTTCTTCGCCTGGTGCTGAAAAACCATTAAAAACGTTAGAAAAAGTTCAACAATCTATTGGAGAATATGTTTATATTCAATTTAAAAAACCAACACTTGGAATGGATGAAGTCTATGGAACTCTTTTCAATGTTGATGGTGAAATGATTGAACTTCAATATATGGTTAAGAACATTAAAAAGAAATGTGATATTAAATATGATGATATTGCTTTCATCAGATTAGCTGTTAAGTTTTAA
- a CDS encoding L7Ae/L30e/S12e/Gadd45 family ribosomal protein, translating into MLNSDVFSLLGLAARARKICSGDVLLKDIRSKSVSLVIIAENASDNSKKKWSDKCTYYKIDYRIIGTSDELSHAVGKDNRVAVGIKDKGFADKIKSKLGG; encoded by the coding sequence ATGTTAAATAGTGATGTTTTTTCTTTATTAGGTCTTGCTGCGCGAGCAAGAAAAATTTGTTCAGGTGATGTCTTGCTTAAAGATATTCGTTCAAAAAGTGTTTCACTTGTTATTATAGCTGAAAATGCAAGTGATAATTCAAAGAAAAAATGGAGTGATAAATGTACTTATTATAAGATTGATTATCGTATAATAGGTACAAGTGATGAATTGTCTCATGCAGTTGGAAAAGATAACCGAGTTGCTGTGGGAATAAAAGATAAAGGTTTTGCAGATAAAATCAAATCAAAGTTAGGAGGTTGA
- the rbfA gene encoding 30S ribosome-binding factor RbfA, whose product MVLKKEKMNNIIQRELSTILQTEVKDPSIGFCTITGVDTTADLSISKIYVSFLNKNTKKSMEALERSKGFIRSLLAKRLTIRKCPELHFVLDTSLEYGNKIDNIIEELNEKGES is encoded by the coding sequence GTGGTATTAAAAAAAGAGAAAATGAATAATATTATTCAAAGGGAACTTTCTACTATTTTACAAACTGAAGTAAAAGATCCATCAATTGGCTTTTGTACAATTACTGGTGTTGATACAACAGCTGATTTATCAATTTCTAAAATCTATGTTTCATTCTTAAATAAAAATACTAAGAAAAGCATGGAGGCTTTAGAAAGATCTAAAGGGTTTATTCGTTCGTTATTAGCTAAGCGTTTGACAATTCGCAAATGCCCTGAACTTCATTTTGTTTTAGATACATCTTTGGAGTATGGAAATAAAATTGATAATATTATTGAGGAATTGAATGAGAAAGGTGAGTCGTAG
- the nusA gene encoding transcription termination factor NusA, which translates to MASKKFIQALELLESEKGIEKEVVLEALKEALEKSYKKNYGGPESIIRVDINENNGKIRLYEIKHVVDDVNDEDFELSLEEAQMINPKYQIGDDVVNEIDPEVFGRLAAVQTKQLLKQKIREAEKETLYNEFVDKKDDIITGIVDRVEERFAIINIGRTGALLPSNQQIPGETIYEGQHLKVYVSDVERNTKGTHIGVSRTEPGLVKRLFEMEVPEIYDGTVEIKSVSREAGDRSKIAVYTTNENVDPIGSCVGPKGSRVRNVVNELNGEMIDIVEWNENPVIFISHALSPSEVVNVDINENDHSALVIVPDNQLSLAIGKKGQNARLAVRLTGWKIDIKSVSEAAREGIIYGQDAEFEKTFVEEMTKDEPVIEDVMIEESFEELEDIIEEPITENIIVEEPVVQPIVEEVKADVEVTEPEILLDDEVENDMETKVIEEEIFTDYSDQDYDDEDYDDYEDYDPKYDEDIDYDEFDKYYDEK; encoded by the coding sequence ATGGCTAGCAAGAAGTTTATTCAAGCTTTAGAATTATTAGAAAGTGAAAAAGGAATTGAAAAAGAAGTTGTATTAGAGGCATTAAAAGAAGCTTTAGAAAAGTCTTATAAGAAAAATTATGGTGGACCTGAATCTATTATTCGTGTTGATATTAATGAAAATAATGGAAAAATTCGTTTATATGAAATTAAACATGTTGTTGATGATGTCAATGATGAAGATTTTGAATTATCTTTAGAAGAAGCTCAAATGATTAATCCTAAGTACCAAATAGGTGATGATGTTGTTAATGAGATTGATCCAGAAGTTTTTGGTCGCTTAGCAGCAGTTCAAACAAAACAGTTATTAAAACAAAAGATTAGAGAAGCTGAAAAAGAAACACTTTACAATGAATTTGTTGATAAAAAAGATGATATTATTACAGGTATTGTAGATCGTGTTGAAGAACGATTTGCGATTATCAATATTGGCAGAACTGGAGCTTTGCTGCCATCTAATCAACAAATTCCTGGTGAAACAATCTACGAAGGACAACACTTAAAAGTCTATGTCAGTGATGTTGAAAGAAATACAAAAGGAACACATATTGGTGTTTCTAGAACTGAGCCTGGTTTAGTCAAAAGATTGTTTGAAATGGAAGTTCCAGAAATTTATGATGGGACTGTAGAAATTAAGTCTGTTTCTCGTGAAGCTGGAGATAGAAGTAAAATTGCTGTCTATACAACTAATGAAAATGTTGATCCGATTGGTTCTTGTGTTGGTCCCAAAGGGAGCCGTGTGCGCAATGTTGTTAATGAACTCAATGGTGAAATGATTGACATTGTTGAATGGAATGAAAATCCAGTTATCTTTATATCTCATGCTTTATCACCATCTGAAGTTGTAAATGTTGATATTAATGAGAATGACCATAGTGCACTTGTTATTGTCCCTGATAATCAATTGTCATTAGCAATTGGTAAGAAAGGACAAAATGCGAGATTGGCTGTAAGACTGACTGGTTGGAAAATTGATATTAAATCAGTAAGTGAAGCTGCTAGAGAAGGTATTATTTATGGTCAGGATGCTGAATTTGAAAAAACATTTGTAGAAGAAATGACAAAAGATGAACCTGTTATTGAAGATGTCATGATTGAAGAAAGTTTTGAAGAGTTAGAAGATATAATCGAAGAACCAATCACTGAAAATATCATTGTTGAAGAACCAGTCGTTCAACCAATTGTTGAAGAAGTCAAGGCAGATGTGGAAGTAACTGAGCCTGAAATACTTTTAGATGATGAAGTTGAAAATGATATGGAGACAAAAGTGATTGAAGAGGAGATATTTACTGATTATAGTGATCAAGATTATGATGACGAGGATTATGATGATTATGAAGATTATGATCCTAAATATGATGAAGATATTGATTATGATGAATTTGACAAATATTATGATGAAAAATAG